A window of Tachypleus tridentatus isolate NWPU-2018 chromosome 7, ASM421037v1, whole genome shotgun sequence genomic DNA:
TTCACTAGTAACTTCTGTAATGTTGAGTAATTCACACTACAGATCACTATTCATTAGTATCTTCTGTAATGTTGAGTAATTCTCAATACAGATCACTATTCAATCTGTGTCATGTTGATTAATTCACACTACAGATCACTATTCACTAGTATcttctgtaatgtaaagtaattCACACTACAGATCACTATTCAATCTCTGTATTGTTGAGTAATTCACAGTACAGATCACTATTCACTAGTAACTTCTGTAATGTTGAGTAATTCACACTACAGATCACTATTCAATCTCTGTATTGTTGAGTAATTCACACTACAGATCACTATTCAATCtctgtaatgtaaagtaattCACACTACAGGTCACTATTCACTAGTAACTTCTGTAATGTTGAGTAATTCACAATACAGATCACTATTCAATCtctgtaatgtaaagtaattCACACTACAGATCACTATTCACTAGTAACTTCTGTAATGTTGAGTAATTCACAATACAGATCACTATTCAATCTGTGTCATGTTGATTAATTCACACTACAGATCACTATTCACTAGTAActtctgtaatgtaaagtaattCACAATACAGATTACTATTCAATCtctgtaatgtaaagtaattCACAATACAGATCACTATTCACTagtaacttctgtaatgttaagTAATTCACAATACAGATCACTATTCAATCTGTGTCATGTTGATTAATTCACACTACAGATCACTATTCACTAGTAActtctgtaatgtaaagtaattCACAATACAGATCACTATTCAATCTCTGTAATGTTGAGTAATTCACACTACTAATCACTAGTAATCTCTGTAATGTTGAGTAATTCACACTACAGATCACTATTCAATCTCTGTCATGTTGATTAATTCACACTACAGATCACTATTCACTAGTAACTTCTGTAATGTTGGGTAATTCACACTACAGATCACTATTCACttgtaacttctgtaatgttgAGTAATTCACAATACAGATCACTATTCAATCTCTGTAATGTTGAGTAATTCACACTACTAATCACTATTcaatttctgtaatgtaaagtaattCACACTACTAATCACTAGTAATCTCTGTAATGTTGAGTAATTCACACTACAGATCACTATTCAATATCTGTCATGTTGATTAATTCACACTACAGATCACTATTCACTAGTAACTTCTGTAATGTTGAGTAATTCAAACTACAGATCACTATTCACTAGTAACTTCTGTAATGTTGAGTAATTCACAATACAGATCACTATTCAATCtctgtaatgtaaagtaattAACACTACAGATCACTATTCACTAGTAACTTCTGTAATGTTGAGTAATTCACACTACTAATCACTATTCAATCtctgtaatgtaaagtaattCACACTACAGATCACTATTCACTAGTAACTTCTGTAATGTTGAGTAATTCACACTACTAATCACTATTCAATCtctgtaatgtaaagtaattCACACTACAGATCACTATTCACTAGTAACTTCTGTAATGTTGAGTAATTCACACTACTAATCACTATTCAATCtctgtaatgtaaagtaattCACACTACAGATGAGCTGATATTAAGTTTTTTTCTATTACAAATCACACAGAAgatgtattttaatgtacaaacaaatgtCTCGAGTATGGTTTATTACTAGAGAGTAAATCAGACGTGAAACATATGAAATGCCctgaatttattatttgaaacatgAATAATTATCGTACAAAAATCACCATTCACGAGATTAGTCAAATTGAGATCCTCACAACTGTGTTAGAAGAGCACATGTTGTTTTTAtggataaaagtattttaaatcacAGCTATTCAGCCCAACGCTAGAGTTATCTTTGTTTAACGCTTATGTTTACCAACCACGATACACATTTAagggtttcgtttgtttgtttgttttggaatttcgcgcaaagctgcacgaaggttACCTACGCTACATTTAAGAGCTTTAgtgagaaataattaatattataacaaaatgaaaaacacaaaaacaagaacaaaatatacagtgactgaaaaaattatatttttttatatatttcagctGGAAGAACAGGTAAAGTTCCACAAAGTTTATTCACACGGATGATCTATTGAAACAAATTGTGGACACCCgaaaataaactgtagtatcttttaaaccatttttcctgagacaaaaatattttagtatccaAGATTTGAGTTTGTAAAAGTAGAGGACGGTTCCTTACTATTTAGTAAATGTTATACTGTTGTGACCGAATAGAAACCCGATGTTCGATACCTATTACGGCGCGATAACTGACGGAAACACTTATCTGTGTGTACAGATTTAACCTGGTTAATGTCTTTTTGGACCTCATCTGAATAAGAAGACACTTTACTCATTTCTGGTTGTCGTTCCTGGTGGGTTTTTAAAAATAACTCCCGTTTTCTTCTATCTTTTGCTTGTTGTAGGTGTCGCTTTCTTGCTTCTCTTGGCCAATAGCGACCAAGTTTCATTTCGCTCACGGTGTCATCATCTGTTGTAAGTCCGCACCTTTCCTCCATGATTCTCAGAGAACGTTCTCGAAGTATGCGGTTACGGATTGGGTGACGTGTGATATATCTAGCGCCATCTGGCCGACTTTTTAACCTCCACTCAAACGGGAAGTAGTTAATCTGGTTCGGCAATGCTGTCACCATGAACTGTGGATAGGATGTAGTTAGTCGATTGTGTATGTCAGTCCGGTGTTGACTGTTTACCAAAGAATCACAGTTTTGTGAGGTGTTTTCTTGTAAAGCCTGACGAAACAGTTCTTGTTGCAACCAGATGGTGTGACTTAAGTGTGTTCTGTCGGTATACATTGTTTTCCCTAGAAACATTGATAGATCGTTTATATTTTTGGAAGTTTGACTAAAGTCTCTGCTTTGTTTCACGAGTAAATCTTGTGAATCGACATCTTccatctttacatttgttaaaagCTCCGTTTTCTTAAATGCACTCGTACCGTTTGCAGCTTCAGGTTTGGCGCCCGGCAATAGTTTCTTTTTACAGGGTGAAGACCTTTTAGTCCCTGGCACAGCGCCCCATCTAGCGGTATGTTCAAGAACTATTGCGTATGTTGAACTGTCGCCGGTGCTGTATGCACTTGAACTAGAATATCTCTCGTGTTCTTCTTCATCGTGCCCATAATTCTCAGAGTGTTTTTCCACGGCCCTACAAGCGTGGTGCCACAGTCTAGAACTGTTATATTCTGGTCTCGTTAGCTCTTCCCTAGGAGACACTCCAGAGCCAACTGCTGAGCAATTAATTCCTTTTTCTTTCTGAAGGTGACGCTTCACGAGAGACTCGCATTCTAATTGaatattttccatttctttaCTCAACAATGCCATTTCGTGGTCTAAACTCACATCTGAATAATATTGTGGAATTTGCTCATTGCTGGATATCACCTGTTCCGTCTTATAAGTTGTCACTTTTATTCCTCTGTCACACGGTGTTGTCACTGTCTTCAATAGATTTATCCCTTCATTGTTACATGGTGACTTTGTAGATGATGTATAGACTGGGAAACCAGTTTTCTTACTTATATCCTAGGAACAATAAAACAACCAATGTTACTTTAGACTTAATGGAAGGTATTATGTACAAGTAAAACATTATCTTAAGTTTCATTAgatgaaacatgaaaaaaaattcatgtcGTTTTTTTAGAAAACACTATGAACATAACTTTcgtattttatttaaaccaatattAGCACAatgttgaataaatatttcttcaagtTTCAATGATatcatgttatttttaaacatcatttTGTTACCAACCCAAAATAAACAGCTGTGTGTGTTGAGAGAATTTCATAAAAACTTATTAAGAACTAAGTAGTTTTTATGGTCACTGGTGTGTTCTGTCAGCAATTCGTTTATCCCAAGAATAGCGCAGAGCTACACCAAGGGATATCCGACTTCTGACTACTCTAGGAAGCTAACCTTAAATCTTAGTGTTACAAGCACAGAATATTATCACCACCAGAtggaggaaggaaaacataaaatGGTGGGCCACccgaattaaataaaacattactgtaagaaataaaaacaaaatgcacCCAAAAATGACAGGAACTTAGACATAAGTcaattttagtaattaattttctCGAAACACAtaggaaatacaaaataaagtctTGAAAAGTAATcctgaacaatatataaatattaaagacaTTTCTTCATATACGAAATGTGTGTTATTAAATCtagcaaacagttttaacaatTAGGATTGTATTTAGAATCAGTAAACATTCGGTTTTCATCttttgtttcacaaatatttttttttatattttaacctcACGAGTTTATCAGAGTTGATAAACTCTAAAGTAACACATGGTGCCGTTAGGCTAAGTGACGTAGTCAATGAAGATTATCTTCAAATAAGAACACTCTTCATCGTTTAATAAACGATCCATTTCGTCAAATAAAGTATCTAGGTTGTTAAGACTCATCAACGGTTCACAATCTCTAATCCTTCATTGTAATTGGATAATTAATTTAATACGTCTTGTTATATTTCAGCGCTTCTCTGTGctttctgtgtatatatatatatacaagcacATCAACCAACGTCTAACAAAATCACTAAAAGTAATCGAAGAATGACAACTTAATACACAAGTCCAAACGATTTAGTCGTTCTTGTATCCATGGCAACTGAAAGCAAAAATAGTTCGTGAAAGTAACAACAAACACTGGAAAGCCAACATTAATATGATGGTATAAAAATGTGTTACAAGTAAGATGAAAACTCGAGAAATCAGGATTCATTTTCGTTTCCTCACAGAAGTCGTCTTTCTATTTTAGGTCAAACAcgataatatataatgttaatttctcTGAAGTCAGATTATCAGGAAACATACCAATGGCCCGTACTAGCCTTCTAGTTCTGAGTAAACACACCAGACGTCTGTACGAGTATGCGCCTTCTAGTTCTGAGTAAATATACCAGGGGTCTGTACTCACCTTCTAGTTCTAAGTAAGCATACCAGGAGTCAGTACTCACCTTCTAGTTCTAACGAACATCACCAGGTTCTATCAATCACAGCTGGTACTGACACAggaaaaagtgttatttttgtattgtgtaAACCACACAACAACTGTTACTGATACAGGACAAAGTGTCATTATTGTATTGTGTTAACCACACCACAACTGGTACTGACACAGGACAGagtgttatttttgtattgtgttaAACACACTACAACTGGTTCTGATACAGAACTAagtgttattcttatattgtgtTAACCACATCACAACTAGCACTGACACAGGactaagtgttgttgttttttgtgttaaccACACCATAACTGGTACTGACACAGGactaagtgttgttttttttattgtgttaacCACACCACAACTGgtactgatacagaaccaagtgttATTTTTCTACTGTGTTAAGCACACAACAACTGGTACTGACACAGAACCAAGTGCTATTTTTGTACTGTGTTAAGCACACAACAACTGGTACTGACACAGAACAAAGTGTTATTTTTGTACTGTGTTAACCACACCACAACTGGTACTGACACAGGACTAAGTGCTATTTTTGTACTGTGTTAAGCACACAACAACTGGTACTGACACAGGACAGAGtgttgttttaatacttttctttacaGCCAACCATAGCACAACCAGTTCAAGCTACTTACCTTGGAATGAACGTGTGTTGGAGTTTCAGATATTGTCGTGGCATTCGTTGTTTGAACCAATGTTTCTATGTTCCTTAATCTAGACcagaaagataatttatattagaTAAAATCCTAAAACTATGAATAGACAAATGTATTTCGGATGAATAGCTCCACtcttagttttgtgtttttacaactAATGTTCATGGCAGTGTTCCTTTCGAACACTACACCTGAAAGTTAGATTTTTCTAGTCGCTATATCTAAAGTTAACATCTAGAAACCgctatatttaaatatcatttctACTTGTCATTATATC
This region includes:
- the LOC143256374 gene encoding uncharacterized protein LOC143256374, whose protein sequence is MCTLCSGALCCSLLKAPTRCWKSSSVTQINGKDISKLNCEDALQTFNTAVEPIVGEVMKNKNDKTIISSNNDKEIEMVKRRHPVDNIDYISNMQETSKPTLTSQIYLPLAEDNLGPNVKASEEEIGSSDLRPKFRDATTQTEWTEGWEKLPTDFFKNFETLRNIETLVQTTNATTISETPTHVHSKDISKKTGFPVYTSSTKSPCNNEGINLLKTVTTPCDRGIKVTTYKTEQVISSNEQIPQYYSDVSLDHEMALLSKEMENIQLECESLVKRHLQKEKGINCSAVGSGVSPREELTRPEYNSSRLWHHACRAVEKHSENYGHDEEEHERYSSSSAYSTGDSSTYAIVLEHTARWGAVPGTKRSSPCKKKLLPGAKPEAANGTSAFKKTELLTNVKMEDVDSQDLLVKQSRDFSQTSKNINDLSMFLGKTMYTDRTHLSHTIWLQQELFRQALQENTSQNCDSLVNSQHRTDIHNRLTTSYPQFMVTALPNQINYFPFEWRLKSRPDGARYITRHPIRNRILRERSLRIMEERCGLTTDDDTVSEMKLGRYWPREARKRHLQQAKDRRKRELFLKTHQERQPEMSKVSSYSDEVQKDINQVKSVHTDKCFRQLSRRNRYRTSGFYSVTTV